One Gallus gallus isolate bGalGal1 chromosome 11, bGalGal1.mat.broiler.GRCg7b, whole genome shotgun sequence DNA window includes the following coding sequences:
- the FAM65A gene encoding rho family-interacting cell polarization regulator 1 isoform X10, whose amino-acid sequence MSLSARPQRRVLVAKINRSQSFAGVNSTAERPFRNLSPFTPTVSRKTGSRVSRMFSMSHKSPPPKVPQPNRLDEVYEALKKGLTAYLEVHQLELEKLSTQIRESKRNSRLGFLYDLDKQVKSIERFLRRLEFHASKIDELYEAYCIQRRLRDGAHNMVKAYSTGSPGSREARESLAEASKGYKEYTENMCLLESELESQLGEFHVRMKGLAGFARLCAGDQYEIFMKYGRQRWKLRGRIEVNSKQVWDSEEMVFLPLITEFLSIKVTELKSLANHVVVGNVSCETKDLFAALPQVVAVDINDLGTLKLSLEVTWNPFDKDDQPSAASTVNKASTVNKRFSTYNQSPPDTPSLREQAFYSPVRAADKHGWSLLDIFRETLLEKLSRSCSCSDVSSVELGRWPQPGRNMLRRQEELENGTAWSISSESSDDSSSPQLSSSTRHAAHKPIVQPEVQASAPAIEISFSQQQEETGAGGGIPAGTDLPGPPEEQDGRRKDAVANGHVPYTRTLSHISEASVDASMEAKATESPWEPSPSLEEHDVGKLDDDSLPGASNSVPETWAGKDSGPEAKPRAMVAWAATCEVEAEAAASHAAAQDVCGSEAPTPAVVLAQAPAEEGHVPAPHLATSPPAVPRVKAVDSGLEEAISLLASALDDYRGQFPELQPLERELKHLEEILLHKQGVFLSRASSISLTVEHALESFSFLNTSDMEDSEGSEEEALQDERRASRARRGSRAASAGEVGADDTGTCSGSEGSADPMSTGNEFLDKALVLHLHNCNHLLLNLGTFGPLRCREMFALDRLLREAQVLEIVCQLMEERSEAAGSAAGVVQFSTRKEGVLPLWDHCVELPNIYTCPVERFLQVLSAQYAAPISERHPGLADAVCVKLVEDVLNRRLPRRPGGTQGEQVTIFQYWSHFEALGALVLDTYVMELAEEVLLAQNLNSDDQDVVLRALKRVPEGRLKKEGLKALSLLLVEGNSKVVSAVSAQLRSLAENPRFRQRALVCFLGQLEDEEVQTRVAGCVALGCLKAKESIEQLVYLCQTDKEPVREAAKQSLMLCGEDGKSAHRRLEETLDSLPRIFAPASMASTAF is encoded by the exons ATGTCGCTGTCTGCGCGGCCGCAGCGCCGAGTCCTCGTGGCCAAGATCAATAGGAGCCAGTCGTTCGCCGGGGTGAACTCGACCGCAGAGCGGCCCTTCAG GAACCTCTCGCCCTTCACGCCCACCGTCTCCCGCAAGACTGGCTCCAGGGTCAGTAGGATGTTCTCAATGTCCCACAAATCCCCCCCACCCAAGGTGCCTCAGCCCAACCGCCTGGATGAGGTGTACGAAGCGCTCAAGAAGGGCCTGAC GGCCTACCTGGAGGTCCACCAGTTGGAACTGGAGAAGCTCAGCACCCAGATCCGTGAGTCCAAGAGGAATTCGCGCCTG gGCTTTCTCTACGATCTGGATAAG caagTGAAGTCAATCGAGCGCTTCCTGCGTCGCCTGGAGTTTCATGCCAGCAAG ATCGACGAGCTGTATGAAGCCTACTGCATCCAACGGCGGCTCCGCGATGGGGCCCACAATATGGTCAAAGCCTACAGCACGGGCTCGCCGGGCAGCCGAGAGGCACGTGAGAGCCTGGCTGAGGCCAGCAAGGGCTACAAGGAGTACACGGAG AACATGTGCCTGCTGGAGAGCGAGCTGGAGAGCCAGCTGGGAGAGTTCCATGTCCGGATGAAAG GGCTGGCAGGTTTCGCCCGGCTCTGCGCTGGTGATCAGTATGAG ATCTTCATGAAGTACGGGCGGCAGCGGTGGAAGCTGCGGGGGCGCATCGAGGTGAACAGCAAGCAGGTGTGGGACAGCGAGGAGATGGTTTTCTTGCCTCTCATCACCGAGTTCCTCTCCATCAAG gtGACGGAGTTAAAGAGCCTTGCCAACCACGTGGTGGTGGGCAACGTGTCCTGTGAGACCAAGGACCTCTTTGCAGCTCTCCCCCAGGTTGTGGCGGTGGATATCAACGACCTGGGTACCCTCAAACTCAGCCTGGAGGTGACCTGGAA CCCCTTCGACAAGGATGACCAGCCCTCGGCAGCCAGCACCGTCAACAAGGCCTCCACAGTGAACAAACGCTTCTCCACCTATAACCAGAGCCCACCCGATACGCCGTCCCTGCGGGAGCAGGCCTTCTAT AGCCCAGTGCGGGCAGCCGACAAGCACGGTTGGTCCTTGTTGGACATCTTTCGGGAGACACTCTTGGAGAAGCTGTCTCGGAGCTGCTCTTGCAGCGACGTCTCCTCGGTCGAGCTCGGGAGATGGCCGCAGCCGGGCCGC AACATGCTGCGGCgtcaggaggagctggagaacGGCACAGCTTGGTCCATCTCCTCTGAGTCGTCGGATGACTCCTCCAGCCCCCAGCTGTCCAGCAGCACCCGCCACGCCGCCCACAAGCCCATCGTGCAGCCCGAGGTGCAGGCCTCGGCCCCCGCCATCGAGATCTCCttctcacagcagcaggaggagacaggggCTGGCGGTGGCATCCCCGCTGGGACGGATCTGCCTGGGCCCCCAGAAGAGCAGGACGGCCGCAGGAAGGATGCGGTGGCCAACGGGCACGTGCCCTACACCCGGACTCTCAGCCACATCAGTGAAGCCAGTGTGGATGCGAGCATGGAGGCCAAGGCTACGGAAAGCCCATGGGAGCCCTCTCCCAGCCTGGAGGAACACGATGTGGGCAAGCTGGACGATGACTCCCTCCCTGGTGCCTCGAATTCGGTGCCAGAGACCTGGGCAGGGAAGGACAGTGGCCCTGAGGCCAAGCCACGTGCCATGGTGGCATGGGCTGCAACCTGTGAGGTAGAGGCTGAGGCAGCGGCAAGCCATGCAGCAGCGCAGGACGTTTGTGGAAGTGAAGCCCCCACGCCGGCCGTGGTGTTGGCACAGGCCCCTGCAGAGGAGGGGCAcgtcccagccccacacctggcCACCAGCCCACCAGCGGTCCCACGGGTGAAGGCCGTGGACTCGGGGCTGGAGGAGGCCATCAGCCTCCTGGCCTCGGCCCTGGATGACTATCGGGGACAgttcccagagctgcagcccctggaACGGGAGCTCAAACACCTGGAGGAGATCCTGCTG CACAAGCAGGGTGTGTTCCTCAGCCGGGCCTCCAGCATCAGCCTCACAGTGGAGCACGCCCTGGAGAGCTTCAGCTTCCTCAACACCTCCGACATGGAGGACTCGGAGGGCTCCGAGGAAGAGGCTCTGCAGGATGAGAG GAGGGCCAGCAGAGCACGGCGTGGAAGCAGGGCTGCCAGCGCTGGTGAGGTGGGAGCGGATGACACTGGAACGTGCAGCGGCTCTGAGGGCAGCGCGGACCCCATGAGCACCGGCAATGAGTTCctggataaggccctggtgCTTCACCTCCACAACTGCAACCACCTGCTGCTG AACCTGGGCACCTTTGGGCCTCTGAGGTGCCGGGAGATGTTCGCCCTGGACAGGCTGCTGCGGGAGGCGCAGGTGCTGGAGATCGTGTGCCAACTGATGGAGGAGCGGTCGGAAGCAGCGGGCTCTGCTGCCGGAG TGGTGCAGTTCTCAACACGGAAAGAAGGGGTGCTGCCCCTTTGGGACCACTGCGTGGAGCTGCCCAACATCTACACCTGCCCCGTGGAGCGGTTCCTGCAGGTGCTCAGTGCGCAGTACGCAGCACCCATCAGTGAGCGGCACCCAGGACTGGCTGATGCAG TATGTGTGAAGCTGGTGGAAGATGTGCTGAACCGGCGGCTGCCACGGCGACCCGGTGGCACCCAGGGTGAGCAGGTCACCATCTTCCAGTACTGGAGCCACTTCGAGGCCCTCGGTGCCCTGGTGCTCGACACCTACGTGATGGAGCTGGCAGAGGAAG tgctgctggcgCAGAACCTCAACTCAGACGACCAGGACGTGGTGCTGCGGGCACTGAAGCGTGTGCCCGAGGGCCGCCTGAAGAAGGAAGGGCTGAAGGCGCTCAGTTTGCTGCTCGTGGAAGGAAACAGCAAGGTGGTGAGCGCCGTGTCGGCACAGCTCCGCAGCCTGGCGGAAAACCCCCGCTTCCGCCAACGG GCCCTCGTGTGCTTCCTGGGACAGCTGGAGGATGAGGAGGTGCAGACACGCGTGGCCGGCTGCGTGGCGCTGGGCTGCCTCAAG GCCAAGGAGAGCATCGAGCAGCTGGTTTACCTGTGCCAAACCGACAAGGAGCCTGTGCGGGAGGCAGCCAAGCAGAGCCTGATGCTGTGTG GGGAAGATGGCAAATCAGCGCACCGGCGACTGGAGGAGACCCTGGACAGCCTCCCGCGGATCTTTGCACCAGCCAGCATGgccagcacagctttctga
- the FAM65A gene encoding rho family-interacting cell polarization regulator 1 isoform X9, with protein sequence MSLSARPQRRVLVAKINRSQSFAGVNSTAERPFSRNLSPFTPTVSRKTGSRVSRMFSMSHKSPPPKVPQPNRLDEVYEALKKGLTAYLEVHQLELEKLSTQIRESKRNSRLGFLYDLDKQVKSIERFLRRLEFHASKIDELYEAYCIQRRLRDGAHNMVKAYSTGSPGSREARESLAEASKGYKEYTENMCLLESELESQLGEFHVRMKGLAGFARLCAGDQYEIFMKYGRQRWKLRGRIEVNSKQVWDSEEMVFLPLITEFLSIKVTELKSLANHVVVGNVSCETKDLFAALPQVVAVDINDLGTLKLSLEVTWNPFDKDDQPSAASTVNKASTVNKRFSTYNQSPPDTPSLREQAFYSPVRAADKHGWSLLDIFRETLLEKLSRSCSCSDVSSVELGRWPQPGRNMLRRQEELENGTAWSISSESSDDSSSPQLSSSTRHAAHKPIVQPEVQASAPAIEISFSQQQEETGAGGGIPAGTDLPGPPEEQDGRRKDAVANGHVPYTRTLSHISEASVDASMEAKATESPWEPSPSLEEHDVGKLDDDSLPGASNSVPETWAGKDSGPEAKPRAMVAWAATCEVEAEAAASHAAAQDVCGSEAPTPAVVLAQAPAEEGHVPAPHLATSPPAVPRVKAVDSGLEEAISLLASALDDYRGQFPELQPLERELKHLEEILLHKQGVFLSRASSISLTVEHALESFSFLNTSDMEDSEGSEEEALQDERRASRARRGSRAASAGEVGADDTGTCSGSEGSADPMSTGNEFLDKALVLHLHNCNHLLLNLGTFGPLRCREMFALDRLLREAQVLEIVCQLMEERSEAAGSAAGVVQFSTRKEGVLPLWDHCVELPNIYTCPVERFLQVLSAQYAAPISERHPGLADAVCVKLVEDVLNRRLPRRPGGTQGEQVTIFQYWSHFEALGALVLDTYVMELAEEVLLAQNLNSDDQDVVLRALKRVPEGRLKKEGLKALSLLLVEGNSKVVSAVSAQLRSLAENPRFRQRALVCFLGQLEDEEVQTRVAGCVALGCLKAKESIEQLVYLCQTDKEPVREAAKQSLMLCGEDGKSAHRRLEETLDSLPRIFAPASMASTAF encoded by the exons ATGTCGCTGTCTGCGCGGCCGCAGCGCCGAGTCCTCGTGGCCAAGATCAATAGGAGCCAGTCGTTCGCCGGGGTGAACTCGACCGCAGAGCGGCCCTTCAG CAGGAACCTCTCGCCCTTCACGCCCACCGTCTCCCGCAAGACTGGCTCCAGGGTCAGTAGGATGTTCTCAATGTCCCACAAATCCCCCCCACCCAAGGTGCCTCAGCCCAACCGCCTGGATGAGGTGTACGAAGCGCTCAAGAAGGGCCTGAC GGCCTACCTGGAGGTCCACCAGTTGGAACTGGAGAAGCTCAGCACCCAGATCCGTGAGTCCAAGAGGAATTCGCGCCTG gGCTTTCTCTACGATCTGGATAAG caagTGAAGTCAATCGAGCGCTTCCTGCGTCGCCTGGAGTTTCATGCCAGCAAG ATCGACGAGCTGTATGAAGCCTACTGCATCCAACGGCGGCTCCGCGATGGGGCCCACAATATGGTCAAAGCCTACAGCACGGGCTCGCCGGGCAGCCGAGAGGCACGTGAGAGCCTGGCTGAGGCCAGCAAGGGCTACAAGGAGTACACGGAG AACATGTGCCTGCTGGAGAGCGAGCTGGAGAGCCAGCTGGGAGAGTTCCATGTCCGGATGAAAG GGCTGGCAGGTTTCGCCCGGCTCTGCGCTGGTGATCAGTATGAG ATCTTCATGAAGTACGGGCGGCAGCGGTGGAAGCTGCGGGGGCGCATCGAGGTGAACAGCAAGCAGGTGTGGGACAGCGAGGAGATGGTTTTCTTGCCTCTCATCACCGAGTTCCTCTCCATCAAG gtGACGGAGTTAAAGAGCCTTGCCAACCACGTGGTGGTGGGCAACGTGTCCTGTGAGACCAAGGACCTCTTTGCAGCTCTCCCCCAGGTTGTGGCGGTGGATATCAACGACCTGGGTACCCTCAAACTCAGCCTGGAGGTGACCTGGAA CCCCTTCGACAAGGATGACCAGCCCTCGGCAGCCAGCACCGTCAACAAGGCCTCCACAGTGAACAAACGCTTCTCCACCTATAACCAGAGCCCACCCGATACGCCGTCCCTGCGGGAGCAGGCCTTCTAT AGCCCAGTGCGGGCAGCCGACAAGCACGGTTGGTCCTTGTTGGACATCTTTCGGGAGACACTCTTGGAGAAGCTGTCTCGGAGCTGCTCTTGCAGCGACGTCTCCTCGGTCGAGCTCGGGAGATGGCCGCAGCCGGGCCGC AACATGCTGCGGCgtcaggaggagctggagaacGGCACAGCTTGGTCCATCTCCTCTGAGTCGTCGGATGACTCCTCCAGCCCCCAGCTGTCCAGCAGCACCCGCCACGCCGCCCACAAGCCCATCGTGCAGCCCGAGGTGCAGGCCTCGGCCCCCGCCATCGAGATCTCCttctcacagcagcaggaggagacaggggCTGGCGGTGGCATCCCCGCTGGGACGGATCTGCCTGGGCCCCCAGAAGAGCAGGACGGCCGCAGGAAGGATGCGGTGGCCAACGGGCACGTGCCCTACACCCGGACTCTCAGCCACATCAGTGAAGCCAGTGTGGATGCGAGCATGGAGGCCAAGGCTACGGAAAGCCCATGGGAGCCCTCTCCCAGCCTGGAGGAACACGATGTGGGCAAGCTGGACGATGACTCCCTCCCTGGTGCCTCGAATTCGGTGCCAGAGACCTGGGCAGGGAAGGACAGTGGCCCTGAGGCCAAGCCACGTGCCATGGTGGCATGGGCTGCAACCTGTGAGGTAGAGGCTGAGGCAGCGGCAAGCCATGCAGCAGCGCAGGACGTTTGTGGAAGTGAAGCCCCCACGCCGGCCGTGGTGTTGGCACAGGCCCCTGCAGAGGAGGGGCAcgtcccagccccacacctggcCACCAGCCCACCAGCGGTCCCACGGGTGAAGGCCGTGGACTCGGGGCTGGAGGAGGCCATCAGCCTCCTGGCCTCGGCCCTGGATGACTATCGGGGACAgttcccagagctgcagcccctggaACGGGAGCTCAAACACCTGGAGGAGATCCTGCTG CACAAGCAGGGTGTGTTCCTCAGCCGGGCCTCCAGCATCAGCCTCACAGTGGAGCACGCCCTGGAGAGCTTCAGCTTCCTCAACACCTCCGACATGGAGGACTCGGAGGGCTCCGAGGAAGAGGCTCTGCAGGATGAGAG GAGGGCCAGCAGAGCACGGCGTGGAAGCAGGGCTGCCAGCGCTGGTGAGGTGGGAGCGGATGACACTGGAACGTGCAGCGGCTCTGAGGGCAGCGCGGACCCCATGAGCACCGGCAATGAGTTCctggataaggccctggtgCTTCACCTCCACAACTGCAACCACCTGCTGCTG AACCTGGGCACCTTTGGGCCTCTGAGGTGCCGGGAGATGTTCGCCCTGGACAGGCTGCTGCGGGAGGCGCAGGTGCTGGAGATCGTGTGCCAACTGATGGAGGAGCGGTCGGAAGCAGCGGGCTCTGCTGCCGGAG TGGTGCAGTTCTCAACACGGAAAGAAGGGGTGCTGCCCCTTTGGGACCACTGCGTGGAGCTGCCCAACATCTACACCTGCCCCGTGGAGCGGTTCCTGCAGGTGCTCAGTGCGCAGTACGCAGCACCCATCAGTGAGCGGCACCCAGGACTGGCTGATGCAG TATGTGTGAAGCTGGTGGAAGATGTGCTGAACCGGCGGCTGCCACGGCGACCCGGTGGCACCCAGGGTGAGCAGGTCACCATCTTCCAGTACTGGAGCCACTTCGAGGCCCTCGGTGCCCTGGTGCTCGACACCTACGTGATGGAGCTGGCAGAGGAAG tgctgctggcgCAGAACCTCAACTCAGACGACCAGGACGTGGTGCTGCGGGCACTGAAGCGTGTGCCCGAGGGCCGCCTGAAGAAGGAAGGGCTGAAGGCGCTCAGTTTGCTGCTCGTGGAAGGAAACAGCAAGGTGGTGAGCGCCGTGTCGGCACAGCTCCGCAGCCTGGCGGAAAACCCCCGCTTCCGCCAACGG GCCCTCGTGTGCTTCCTGGGACAGCTGGAGGATGAGGAGGTGCAGACACGCGTGGCCGGCTGCGTGGCGCTGGGCTGCCTCAAG GCCAAGGAGAGCATCGAGCAGCTGGTTTACCTGTGCCAAACCGACAAGGAGCCTGTGCGGGAGGCAGCCAAGCAGAGCCTGATGCTGTGTG GGGAAGATGGCAAATCAGCGCACCGGCGACTGGAGGAGACCCTGGACAGCCTCCCGCGGATCTTTGCACCAGCCAGCATGgccagcacagctttctga